A single window of Drosophila suzukii chromosome 3, CBGP_Dsuzu_IsoJpt1.0, whole genome shotgun sequence DNA harbors:
- the LOC108011875 gene encoding uncharacterized protein — translation MPPRRSERIRCQREAVDAAASTRSNSLPEDRLHRTRNANPQATAIRGARGATRSRIPTARVANRGRASTIPTRRQRGGRGTARGRNIARIPPNRSRNPASVVANEGGPEGTGTNPPNNPAAPETPPRRVGVVGMVMNFFRGDPPMTSNPTGQNISLIQRLERIGTEIPTQGSPLTTARLQKEIAEFSRGTIEGCNVEVVDNNLFLWIATIPGPPETPYEGGHFKLQLVFPKTYPFQAPYISFITRIYHCNIAMSGHICLDILKDQWSPALSVSKLLISIMSLMADPNPNDPLEPTIAALYKRNRSLHDENARECTQKFAKQ, via the coding sequence ATGCCGCCCAGACGAAGTGAGAGGATTCGATGTCAGAGGGAAGCCGTGGATGCAGCAGCTAGCACCCGATCAAATTCCCTTCCAGAAGACAGACTTCACCGGACTCGCAATGCGAATCCACAGGCCACGGCAATTCGTGGTGCCCGTGGAGCCACCAGGAGCCGGATTCCAACCGCTCGAGTCGCCAATCGAGGTCGTGCATCAACTATACCAACTCGTAGACAAAGAGGTGGTCGTGGGACTGCGAGGGGAAGGAACATTGCCAGAATTCCACCAAATAGATCTAGAAATCCCGCTTCGGTGGTGGCTAATGAAGGTGGTCCGGAAGGCACAGGTACGAACCCACCCAACAACCCAGCTGCTCCTGAGACACCTCCGCGACGAGTTGGGGTCGTAGGAATGGTAATGAATTTTTTCCGTGGCGATCCACCGATGACAAGCAATCCTACGGGTCAAAATATTTCCCTAATACAGAGACTTGAACGCATTGGTACCGAAATTCCCACCCAAGGTAGCCCCCTCACCACAGCCAGATTGCAAAAGGAGATCGCCGAATTCTCGAGGGGAACCATAGAAGGCTGCAACGTTGAGGTGGTCGATAACAACCTGTTCCTCTGGATAGCCACCATACCAGGTCCCCCGGAAACCCCTTATGAAGGCGGGCACTTCAAGTTGCAGCTTGTCTTTCCCAAGACCTATCCATTCCAAGCACCGTATATTTCTTTTATCACTCGGATTTACCATTGCAACATCGCCATGTCCGGCCACATCTGCCTGGACATTCTCAAAGACCAGTGGTCGCCAGCTTTGTCCGTCTCCAAGCTCCTCATCTCCATCATGTCCTTGATGGCCGATCCGAACCCAAACGATCCACTGGAACCGACAATCGCTGCACTCTATAAGCGCAATCGCTCCCTACATGATGAGAATGCCCGCGAATGCACCCAAAAGTTTGCCAAACAGTAA
- the dar1 gene encoding dendritic arbor reduction protein 1, whose amino-acid sequence MHTDIIIGDQFAANNNYWVMQSPELDYRHELMGRLHKIEPADVELEALAAAAAAANNNNNSSSNNNHSSNSSSNNSNGSQTPTGNNNNSLTAGGHQQHQFHHHLHHHHSHQHHHQHHHLHQHHSHSLQSGESGASEAWPHLTAPSYASDVAHTQQQQQQQQHQQAQQQLQPAGSPNSNSNGAYGCAPLYDGAPYEVALGYGGAVVASAGGATSSDKEYLYETKNKEALYADPLDDPYQRPVLWDDITTSIQNIDPENALMLSSSNNNGSGSSNSGNSSSNTGEPATSQLPQVKMEAIDESLLETFATPLLSPLEIKTEKQQQQQQQQQRQQQQQHQQQQQHQQQHQQQQQYQQQHYQQHYQQQHLYQHHPSLALPGLPPAVEVVELQLHQQQQQQQQQQQHLQHSSSSNSPKLATPGDSSSNTSSYQQQYASQLVAGSGGYLNGSSSNSYGYSWHSSQTFHTKYQIHPPSVAASATASATATPTAQLGAQQQQQQQQQQQQQQLQQLCPPAAPSTPSASSSSISSSSASSASRHMFVPPLTPPSSDPGSPGSSMVAAAAAAAAQRRTTPPPPYQQGHVMGLLNPPPTLQLLGGAVTGSSCTTATTTLTTLTPASAIQQQQQPQQQQQVQQVQQQQPPPTPRSTGGGRRGRHSHHQPGTAAHIASLMSVRTVRYNRRNNPELEKRRIHHCDFVGCSKVYTKSSHLKAHQRIHTGEKPYTCQWPECEWRFARSDELTRHYRKHTGAKPFKCIVCERSFARSDHLALHMKRHLPKNK is encoded by the exons TCCCCGGAACTGGATTATCGGCACGAGCTGATGGGTCGCCTGCACAAAATCGAGCCCGCCGATGTTGAGCTTGAGGCTCTGGCAGCCGCCGCTGCAgccgccaacaacaacaacaatagcagcagcaacaacaaccacagcagcaacagcagcagcaacaacagcaacggCAGCCAAACACCCaccggcaacaacaacaacagcttgACAGCCGGAGGCCATCAGCAACATCAGTTCCACCACCACCTGCACCACCACCACTCCCAtcagcaccaccaccagcaccaccaTTTGCACCAGCACCACTCGCACAGCCTGCAGAGTGGCGAAAGTGGTGCATCGGAGGCGTGGCCCCACCTCACCGCCCCTTCGTACGCCAGCGATGTTGCACAtacgcagcagcagcagcaacagcagcaacatcagcaggcGCAGCAGCAACTTCAGCCCGCCGGATCCCCGAATTCGAACTCAAACGGAGCCTACGGCTGTGCACCACTCTACGATGGAGCGCCCTACGAGGTGGCACTGGGCTACGGTGGTGCGGTGGTTGCGTCAGCGGGTGGTGCGACTTCCAGCGACAAGGAGTATCTATATG AAACCAAAAACAAAGAGGCTCTATACGCCGATCCGCTGGACGATCCCTACCAGCGACCCGTGCTCTGGGACGATATTACTACCTCAATCCAAAATATCGATCCGGAGAACGCGCTCATGctgagcagcagcaacaacaatggcagcggcagcagcaacagcggcaacagcagcagcaacaccggCGAACCTGCAACATCGCAGCTGCCGCAGGTCAAGATGGAGGCGATCGATGAGAGCCTGCTCGAGACTTTCGCGACCCCATTGCTCAGTCCCCTGGAGATAAAGACcgagaagcagcagcagcagcaacagcaacagcagcgacaacagcagcagcaacatcagcagcagcagcaacaccagcagcaacatcagcagcagcagcaataccagcagcagcaCTATCAGCAACATTATCAGCAGCAACACTTGTACCAGCATCATCCCAGTCTGGCGCTGCCTGGCTTGCCACCCGCTGTCGAGGTGGTGGAGTTGCAACtgcaccagcaacagcagcaacagcagcaacagcagcaacatctgcagcacagcagcagcagcaacagcccCAAGCTGGCGACCCCCggcgacagcagcagcaacacctcCTCCTATCAGCAACAGTACGCATCTCAATTGGTCGCCGGATCGGGCGGCTATCTCAACGGTAGCAGCAGCAACTCCTACGGCTACAGCTGGCACAGCAGTCAG ACCTTCCACACCAAATACCAAATACACCCGCCATCAGTCGCTGCGTCAGCCACCGCCTCCGccactgccacgcccacagcTCAACTCGGTGctcaacagcaacagcaacaacagcagcagcagcagcaacagcaactgcagcagctcTGTCCCCCCGCGGCGCCCAGCACCCCCTCGGCCTCCTCCTCGTCcatctcctcctcctccgcctcctccGCCAGTCGCCACATGTTTGTGCCACCCCTGACTCCTCCCAGCTCGGATCCCGGGAGTCCCGGCAGCTCCATGgtggcagcagcagccgcgGCAGCCGCTCAACGTCGCACCACCCCACCACCGCCCTATCAGCAAGGTCATGTGATGGGCTTACTCAACCCACCGCCCACGCTGCAGCTTTTGGGTGGTGCAGTCACGGGGAGCAGCTGCACCACCGCCACCACCACACTGACCACCCTAACGCCCGCCAGTGCcatccagcagcagcaacagccgcagcagcagcagcaggtgcAACaagtgcagcagcagcagccaccgcccACCCCCCGCTCCACGGGGGGCGGGAGGCGTGGCCGGCACTCGCACCACCAGCCGGGAACGGCGGCCCACATCGCCAGTTTGATGAGCGTGCGAACGGTGCGGTACAACCGCCGGAATAATCCCGAGCTGGAAAAGCGGCGCATCCACCACTGTGATTTCGTGG gTTGCTCCAAGGTGTACACGAAGAGCTCGCATTTGAAGGCCCATCAAAGGATACACACTG GTGAGAAGCCCTACACCTGCCAGTGGCCGGAGTGCGAGTGGAGGTTCGCCAGGTCCGATGAGCTGACCCGGCACTACCGGAAACACACGGGGGCCAAACCCTTCAAGTGCATCGTCTGCGAGCGGAGCTTCGCGAGGAGCGATCACCTGGCGCTCCACATGAAGCGCCATCTGCCCAAGAACAAATGA